The Solanum pennellii chromosome 11, SPENNV200 sequence ATTCCGAcccgttttcaaggtcaaacgagccccaagcgtgcataccccccattttgacaattttcgtgtgctatagcaaaccattttttgggtgatccggatttcgatataaaaaatgccaaaaaaatttgtggacgttCGTTAAGACCTTGACTATGCATCCTTGTGGCCCTCACGtccagtacgacccattttcgaggtcaaacgagccctgaaacGTGCATATcaccatttagacgattttcgtgttctatagcaAACCGTTTTTTGGTTAATCCAGATTTcgacgttaaaaatgccaaaaaattttgtggacgtctgtcaagagcttgtctatgcatccggttggccctcacatccagtccgacccattttcaaagtcaaacgagccccaagcgcgcataccccccatttaggtaattttcgtgtgctatagcaaaccattttttgggtgatccggattccgacgtcacaaattccaaaaaattttgtggacatccgtcaagaccttgtctatgcagccgattgtctctcacggccagtccgacccattttcaaggtcaaacgagccccgaagcgcgcataccccccatttaaacgatttttgtgtgctatagcaaaccattttttgggtgatccagattccgacgtcaaaaattccaaaaaaattgtGGGCGTcagtcaagaccttggctatgaagACAGTTGGCCCTCACatccagtccaacccattttcaaggtcaaacgagctccgaatcgtgcataccccctatttagatGATTTcctgtgctatagcaaatcattttttgggtgatccagaatccgacgtcaaaaatgccaaaaaattttacTGACGTCCcacaagaccttgtctatgcagccggttagCCGTCGCGGCTAGGTCGACCCATtgtcaaggtcaaacgagcatcgaagcgcgcataccccccatttagatgattttcatgtgctataacaaatcattttttgggtgatccacattttgacgtcaaaaatgccaaaaaattttgtggaggTCTGTCAAGATCTTGTCTATGCattcggttggccctcacggccagtttgacccattttcaaggtcaaacaagcccaaagtgcgcataccccccatttaggtaattttcatgtgttatagaaaatcattttttgggtaatccggattccgacgtcacaAATTCCAAAAacttttgtggacatccgtcaagaccttggttatgcagccggttgtctctcacggccagtccgacccattttcaaggtcaaacgagccccgaagcacgcataccctccatttagacgattttcgtgtgctatagcaaatcattttttgggtgatcaggattttgatgtcaaaaattccaaaaaatttgTGGaggtccgtcaagaccttggttatgcatctggttggctCTAACGGCTagttcgacccattttcaaggtcaaaagagcccagaagcacgcataccccccatatagacgattttcgtgtgctataacaaaccattttttgggtgatctggactccggcgtcaaaaatgccaaaaaaaatttattgatgtccgtcaagaccttggctatgcatccagttggccctcacggccagtccgacccattttcaaggtcaaacgagcctcgaagcgtgcatactcctcatttcaatgattttcacgtgctatagcaaaccattttttgggtgatccggattccgatgtcaaaaatgccaaattctTTTGTGGAGGTCCGTATAGAGCTTgtatatgcatccggttgtccctcatgAACAGTACGACCCATTAtcaagatcaaacgagccccaaagcgcgcataccccccatttagacaattttcgtgtatcaaaccattttttgggtgatctggatttcgacgtcaaaaattacaaaaaattttgtggacgtccgtcaagaccttggctatgcagccggttggctcTCACTGTGTCCGacccaatttcaaggtcaaacaagccccgaaccGTGCATACCTcctatttcgatgattttcgtgtgctatagcaaaccattttttgggtaatccggattccgacgtcaaaaatgccaaaaaattttgtgggcgtccgttaagaccttggctatgcagccttGTGGCCCTCACgtccattccgacccattttcaatgtcaaacgatccccgaagcacgcataccccccatttagacgattttcgtgtgctatagcaaaatcattttttgggtgatccggactccgacgtaaaaaatgcaAGAAAATTTTACTGACGTTAGATAAGACCTTGGCAATGAAGCTGGTTGGCCgtcacggccagtccaacccattttaaaggtcaaacgcgcctcgaagcgcgcatacccccctcCCCATTTAGACGAGTTTCgcgtgctatagcaaatcatttattgggtgatccgaatttcgACATCAAAGATGCCAAAAAagtttgtggacgtccgtcaagaccttggctatgcatccagttggccctcacggccagtccgacgaATTtccaaggtcaaacaagccccatgcgcgcatacccccaatttagacaattttcgtgtgctatagcaaacaatttttcaggtgatccggattccgacgtcagaatttctgaatttttttgtggacgtccgtcaagaccttgccTATGTTGCTGGTTGgctctcacggccagtccgacccattttcaaggtaaaacgagccccgaagcgcgcataccccctattccaatgattttcgtgtgctatagcaaaacaatttttagggtgatctgaattacgacgtcaaaaatgccaaaaaattttgtggacgtccatcaagaccttgtctatgcagacAGTTTGccctcacggctagtccgacccattttaaaggtcaaacgagccccgaagcatgCATActccccatttagacgattttcatgtgctatagcaaaccattttttgggtgatccagattccgacgtcaaaaattccaaaaaattttgtggacgtccgtcaagaccttggctatgcagccggctggatatcacggccagtccgatcgaatttcaaggtcaaacgagccccgaagcgcgcatatcccttttttgacgattttcgtgtgctataggaaatcattttttgggtgatccggattccgatgtcaaaaattccaaaaaattttgtggacgtccgtaaGACATTGGCTATGCATCCTTGTGGCCCTCACTTCCAGTCCGAcccgttttcaaggtcaaacgatccctgaagcgcgcatacccccattccATTAAGACCTTAACTATGGACTCAATTCACCATGACGATCAAAAAGAcccattttcaatgtcaaatGAGCCCCGGAGTATGTAAACCCCTATTTTGTCAATTAtcatgtgttatagtccataaattttttatgattcaaaatttcaacattacttttaccaaattttttcatggacgttcGATAAGCGCTTACTGGACCTAGTTGGCCTTGACAGTCAAAACGacacattttcaaggtcaaacaagccccggaGAGATAAACcctcaattttatcaattttcgtgtgctatagttcaccttcattttggtgatccaaaatttcaaTGTTATTTTTGCCGTAATTTTTCATCGACGTCCGTCAAGACATTGACTACAAACGCATTTGGCTCTAACGGCCAAAACAACTCATCAAGGTcaatggatatatatatatgagctatttcaaATAGCTTGAGaataattttgacccttttttgATGCATGAAAAACATATCCCTTCGACGAGTAGAATATCATGGCTACgtgaaattttatttagttgAATTTCTTAATCAAATAATGAGAACTAGCAAACTTATCCTGTCTGTCTTTTTTCAAATGTTTCAGTAGAGTAGAGTCGTGGGGCAGCtatcttttttattcttgaattaAACCAACAAAACACTTATTGTAGGAATACTTGAGGAATTTTCACCACAAAATTATCATACGTTATGTTGttaaacaatatataaaaatattcaagttaagtaaacctAAATTAACCAAGAATGTAGTGACATAAACTCGCTCATGATTTCGTTTAATATATCGTTCTGCAAGTTCTGGTAAAATTTGCCTCATCTCTCATAACATTACTAGGAAAATTACTAAGGTAAAGCAAATGGTTCCAACCATCCCAGCCTCTGAAGGCGAAAGGGTACATTAGTGCCTTTTGCCTCTAGATTCACTTCTAGAAACCATCACTCTTGAGAGCTTGTTGACCTCATACAGCAATGCAGCTGAGAACAAGAAGCTGCATTAAGAACGAGGAACGCCCAATCAGatttataaacattataatacCACACATATATGTACTATAGTTAAGTTCTTGCATGACCATGTTTATATAAACTAATAAAACTATTTACAGGAAGAATCAAGGACAAAATTCTCCAACCTTGCCACTTATTTTATATGAGCTTCTCTTGTTTGGTCGAAAGGTGGCACAAGTATTGACAACATATTAGACTGCATCTTCCATTAGAGATGGCAAAAAAGGGTAATCTACTAAATAACTAGTTGTCCACGTGGGTTTGATGAGTATGACAAGCTTCACCGCCCATTTGTTACCCATATATTATCTTGGAGTGCCACTTGATAGGCCGGACATACGTTCAGAAAGGAAGTCAAGCTTGAGTCTGGTCattaataacattataatataaacctgatttttattttttggataagCTGCTCGTGAGAACAGAGTAAAGAGAAAGGAGGTGGAGATGATAGATGAGCAGCAAAACAGCAATACTGCGAAATCGCCATCTCTAAGTGAGGAATAGTTTGGCAAGACTTGCTTCAGTATGgcaaggaaaaatataaaaggaagCTATCTACATAGAAGATACAGTGTGCATGCTACTTCCAAGGCAGATTAGTTCTAATTAATAGTGTTTTGGTTCCTTGCCCACTTATACAACATGAGTGTTCTTTATTCCTTCAAAAGCAGTAAACACAATAGACAGATTAAAGGAATTTCCCTTGGGAAGGAAATATGGAAAGAAGTCCCACCATTTGGTCAACTAGGAAACAGTCAAGTTGAGTAAAAATCATGGTAGTTTCGGAGTAGAAAATCTGAAGTCGCATAATAAGACAGATAATTTGGGAACCAGAGGCAACATGGAGAAGGTGTCCAACATAAATATGGGGAACAAAGTTTATGCCTTCCCGTTAGGTGCTTAATGTTATGAGCTGAGTTTAGGTGTGTCTAATAGAACACAATTTAAGCAAAATTAGGTGTTTAATAGGTCATGAACTAAGTTAAGGTGTCCAAATGAAATATCCCGACAAGTTTAGGCGTTTGTCTATGTATTCAAACAATGAACACATAACCATTTCCAACTTCAACAAAATTAAACCCAGTAATTTtgtgtaattctttttttttaatgacaagGAAAACCCGCAACCGCTACCCTTTTGGTGCACACAGGGTAAAACCTctgctcctatgcaatagctcgcaaaccgcaaaccacataggagagataacccgcactaggcaagcctggtGCGACGAGCTCCACTCAGAAGGAAAATCCCTTGCTTTCGCTGGTAAGAggttttgaacttgagacctTTGGAAAAAGGAAACATTCTAAGCAATTCTGTGTTCTTTTTAGCTCATTTAACTCATCTAAGAGATTTCCCTCGAGAAAAAAACACATGGAATATACATAAGTTAATATATCCACAATAATAACAACTTGATAGTATAGTTCATTACCATGTCGTGATGCTAACTCGATGAACAGTGCTAGCAGCAATAAGAGCTACAACCTCAGCAAGTATAACTGCAGTGTAACAGACCAGTAGAACAGATTAAAACAAATTGATCCATACAGCTACTGTATCTCTTAAAATGAACTGTACGATCACTTTTTGCTATTGCTGCAGTTTGGAGTGTGTAAATGATCCTATAGCTGTTAGAGATATCCTAGGTCCTTTGTAAGATGAAGTAGGATCTGGtttagttttgttttaagtACACACAACTGTATGTAGCTCCATGATATAAATTTGGGACCCCAGCCTTTAGTGCTGAAGATTAATACACATAACTGTTACcgttgtaaaaaaaaaaaagctactGTATCTCTTTACTAATAATAACAAAGATATATGGTCTACACAACTTAACATTGATCACACCTAGATTTGTACCTAGCCTAAAGCAGTTTGAACCTCCTTTGCCATTAAGCTAGAATCTTCTCATGTGAAGGAGATTCAACAGTTACCTTATTTTATGCATGATAATTTTCAGGCAAAGGGAATTCAATTGACCCCCTTGCCACAAGCTAGTTGCGCCAATGTATGCATATGGGATTGAATATTAAGATAAAATGTTAAGAAAATATACTATAAATTCAATGCTACATCTAAAAGACAAAATCCCTTCGTTTATTTCTACttcaaatatattaagaaattatttagATCTTCAAAAGAATCGATTGAAATATCAAAATAGAAAGTCAAAACATAATGCACTCACCAGCACCCCATCCAGTCCTTATGCCAGATGTTTCTTGATAGTTTCCGATGAACTGCAACAGTATCACCAAGTCAAGCTCAATACAATACTAGTTTGGCAAGTAATGTGCTAGCACATCAACACTTTTTTAATTCTAGTGTGCTTGTAAAGCACCATGTGATACTTCACTTTATGCATCCATAAAGCATGGCAGTCATGAAACTGTGCAATGAATGGTGAAGACAACAGTAGATTTGACAACGAGAtgataaaataggaaaatacgAAAGTGAATTAatctaaaaggaaaaaaaaaattccgcCGCAAAAAATGTCAGGGAGAAAAAAGTTAGTATGATGCACATGTATTTGCAGATGAATAGAACAATTTCTACAGCATACATCTGAATTAATACAGCTTTATTGTATAGGAATACAGGCACTGTAAATTTTAACAGCACTACTAGACTGGTACAAACTTTGCAGCGCCTGCACTTTTGAGATCTTAGAGCACAATACTTGTTACCACAAAAGGTAAATTTTTCTCACCGTTAACAACAAAATGAATATGAGAGAACTAGTAAATCCACCAAGGATGGTATACAATTCTGAAGATGCTAGCCTTCCTCTATACACTTCCTGCAGAGAGAGTGTCGCGATGAATAGAAGAAACGAATATAGCATCGAACTCCCAGATCCAGCCATGACTTCAGGTGTGcacacacataaaaaaaataaaaattagactGACAGATTGTTAAAATGAAATCAAAAGACCAGAAAAGAGGTAAGGTAGCGGCCTAGCAAGTAACATAAATAAGTTCCAACTCATTATGAACTTTCAAGGTATAATAAAGAAGGCTGACATCATGAGAGTTAGAAGGCAACCTTAAAGAAAAGCAATAAATAGCAGGATTTGTTACCTtcaacaattaaattttttgttagGACAACATATTGTTATTTAGGAACTATATTTTAGGGAATTAGTTACGAAGGAAACTCAACACAGCAGATGAACTGGACTGGTTATATTCTCCACCCATAAGCAATGTAGGTTGAAGTGCATAAAAGCAAGAAAGAAATTAAGTCTGAGTGATATATGTGAATATCAGTAATTGAAAATCTTTATTGTTTTAATTGCAAAAATACTTAGACGAATAAgctatgtttttatctttttttttctctgttgGTTCCGTcttcttttgtctttttcttttttctttgtcaGTGCTTCTTCTCATAGGTATAGGAAGCCATTCATACATGTGAGTTACCTTTAAGGTAAATAATTACATCACTATAGGATCTATACAAATAGGAAATCTTGTGAGTGCACCAAAAGACAATCAGAATCATTATCAATTCCCTTCGTTACTCTCCTATTTCTCTCCCTTCATATGACCGACATAAGAGCTAACGGTGCAAGCTCTCATGACCAGTGTTCAGGGAAGCGTGAAGCGGAAAAAATTGATAAGGCCCCGCTTCACGCTTTAAGCGATGAAGTACTCAGATACTCATTCTAGTCAGTGAAGCGTAGAAGGCTCGCATCGCTTTGCTCTCGCTTTCCTGAACACTGCTCATGACCTTTGTCTTCTTATCCTACTTGTCCCAACCCAGATGTACAACACATGTCTGACAGTAGCTGGCATCACCCACTGTGTAGCAGAACTGTTTAAAGACCATCCTCCACAGAGAAACCACTTTACAATACACCAAAAGACGTGACAACCAACCTCTTCTCTCAAGCATTTATGCATATCGCACTGGATAACACAagttatatttcttttcttcaaattttcagCTGTTAGAATCATTCCTCTCGCtgtatagcaaacaaaaaagaacatttttggTTTCCCTTGGAATCCAAACCGATGATTGTGGGAAATGTGTCTTTCGTCTCACCAACTTCTGGAAAGAGTGGAGACATATTTTCCACATTTAGGGGTTTGTCCATCCGAAGCTTTGCATCTTAATGTCTACCTTCCTGTGTACTTAATTTAAGTCCTGGTATGCGAGTTTTATTTTAACTAGTTACAACATACTAcacaattttttatgtttatcaaGTAAAAGATTTCATTGATAATAACAAGGCCAGCCTAGCCCTATACAATAGGTATACCAAAAAGGAGAAAACGTACAAAATATGGTTAAGAGACACTAAATCCTCTATACAAACAGGAACTACATGGGTGcaccaaaagaaaataagggaTCAGAGACCACTTCTCAATTGAGCAAAGCTCATCTCCACCCCCCTTCCAAACCTCTCATATTTCTCTCTCCAAATGATCAACATTAGAGCAGAAGGAGTAATCTACCACGCTTGTACCTTATTCTACCTCAGTGCACCCAATTTCTTCCTCGAATCTACCACTTAATTAGCCACCAAAGTTGCATCTATGTCTTCCTTTCACAAAAGCATTTAGCAAAGAAGAGACAGTTTCATCCAAAACGCTCTGAAGTCTATTAGAAAGCACCTTAGATAATCTTATAAATGATTCCTACTACATAAATAGGTTTGTAATGATGACTGTGAAGCATTTGAGCTTCTCTTAAATTCACTCCTCTCTTGGAGCTCACCAATAGTACTCATAACATCAAGTTTGACCATACTCcaaaaatgttgaaagaaaGCCAGAGTGAAACCATCCGGCCGCCGTAGAGCCTTGTCACCTGCACAACTCTCAATTGCCACACACACTTCCTCCACCTCAATAGCCCTCTCTAGCCACTAACTATTATTTTCCTTCAATGTGATTGAAATCCACCCCTCCCAGATTTGCTCTTCACTCTGCCTTCCACTTTAAACAATGATTCATAGAACGGAACACTTGCTCCATCTACTTCCTCCTTCCCCCAACTTCCACAAACCCAATCAAATTTCTCCTTATATTCGCTATTGCTACCCAAAGAAAAAGTTGTATTAAGAGTCCCTCCCTTCCAACCACAACGCCCTTGATTTTTGTCCAACAACTCTCTTGAGCCAAAACCAAAAAAGCTAATTCCACTTTTGGCacttctttcttctccttttcccTCTAATCTAACTCCATTCCCACCTCTAAACTTTCTTATTCGCCCACTTTTATCATAATCTCCCACATTTTCACCTCTATCCCCCCAAACACTTCCTTAATCCACAACCTAATGTCTTTCTTAAgcaactttaaatttttagcAAGTCCGAAAGATGGTCTCCTCTCCACGGCGT is a genomic window containing:
- the LOC107003026 gene encoding protein KRTCAP2 homolog, whose translation is MAGSGSSMLYSFLLFIATLSLQEVYRGRLASSELYTILGGFTSSLIFILLLTFIGNYQETSGIRTGWGAVILAEVVALIAASTVHRVSITTCFLFSAALLYEVNKLSRVMVSRSESRGKRH